The Polyodon spathula isolate WHYD16114869_AA chromosome 23, ASM1765450v1, whole genome shotgun sequence genome has a window encoding:
- the LOC121298316 gene encoding glutathione synthetase-like — protein sequence MASPLEDVLANETLLKNLELVAKDAALLQGILMRTKEEPNASEVVSYAPFTMFPSPVPRPLFEQAKQVQRDFNLLVDRISQDTEFLEQALTSTIKVDDFTGQLFKIYRNVLQEGLSQPIVLGLNRSDYMLDYGKDGSTSLKQVEINTIAASFGGLASRTPAVHRHILKVAGKSDEGVRIPDNNPAEGLADGIAKAWELYGSMSAVVMFLVEDFQMNIFDHRSVENELWSRNIHAIRRTFDEVCERGSLDQDRRLFIDSLEVAVVYYRNGYMPQNYTEQSWEARLLMERSRAVKCPDIGTHLAGTKKVQQELARPGVLERFFPDDQEAAVRIRATFTGLYTLDMGEEGDRTVAMAIADPDRFVLKPQREGGGNNIYGEDMCKVLHNVKESSERTAYILMDKIRPQPVKNVLLRKGSPLTLSTCLCELGMYGVYVRLGKDMVLNECAGHLLRTKSTQHDDGGVAAGVAVLDNPLLC from the exons ATGGCATCCCCTCTGGAAGATGTCTTGGCTAATGAAACACTGCTCAAGAACTTGGAGTTGGTTGCTAAGGATGCCGCTCTTCTGCAGGGAATCCTCATGAGAACCAAAGAGGAGCCCAATGCATCAGAG GTAGTGAGCTACGCTCCGTTTACGATGTTCCCATCTCCAGTACCTAGGCCTCTGTTTGAACAGGCGAAGCAGGTACAGAGAGATTTCAATCTGCTGGTTGATAGAATCAGCCAGGACACAGAATTCCTGGAGCAGGCCCTAACCAG CACAATCAAGGTAGATGACTTCACAGGACAGCTGTTCAAAATCTACAGAAACGTTCTTCAGGAAGGCCTTTCTCAG ccCATAGTTTTAGGTTTAAACCGGTCAGACTACATGCTGGACTATGGCAAGGATGGCAGCACATCACTGAAACAGGTTGAGATCAACACCATAGCGGCCAGCTTTGGGGGGCTAGCGTCTCGGACGCCAGCCGTCCACAG GCACATATTGAAAGTTGCTGGCAAATCCGATGAAGGCGTCAGAATCCCGGACAATAATCCCGCAGAGGGTCTGGCTGATGGCATCGCGAAAGCCTGGGAGTTGTACGGTTCCATGAG TGCTGTTGTTATGTTTCTGGTTGAAGATTTCCAAATGAATATATTTGACCACAGATCTGTGGAAAATGAGCTCTGGAGCAG GAATATCCATGCCATTCGTAGAACATTTGATGAGGTGTGTGAAAGAGGATCATTGGATCAGGACAGGAGGCTTTTTAT AGACAGCCTCGAGGTTGCAGTGGTGTACTATAGGAACGGCTACATGCCTCAGAACTACACAGAACAG AGCTGGGAGGCCCGATTGCTGATGGAGCGCTCCAGGGCAGTGAAGTGTCCTGATATCGGCACCCATCTGGCTGGGACAAAGAAGGTCCAGCAGGAGCTGGCTCGGCCCGGGGTTCTGGAGAGGTTCTTTCCTGATGACCAGGAAGCTGCTGTTCGGATCAGAGCCACTTTTACAGGCCTTTATACACTAGACATG GGTGAAGAGGGTGATCGGACAGTTGCTATGGCCATCGCTGACCCGGACCGGTTTGTTTTGAAGCCGCAGAGAGAAGGAGGAG GAAACAATATATACGGTGAAGATATGTGCAAGGTACTACATAACGTGAAAGAGAGCTCGGAGAGGACCGCCTACATCCTGATGGACAAAATCAGACCCCAGCCAGTGAAGAACGTCCTGCTGAGAAAGGGGTCTCCCCTCACTCTGTCCACCTGCCTCTGTGAGCTGGGCATGTATGGAGTCTATGTGAG GCTGGGTAAGGATATGGTTCTGAATGAGTGTGCAGGACACCTGCTAAGGACTAAAAGCACTCAACATGATGATGGGGGCGTGGCAGCTGGAGTGGCAGTCCTGGATAACCCTCTCCTCTGCTGA
- the LOC121298317 gene encoding uncharacterized protein LOC121298317 codes for MADFADTKPPHCDDPDNSSQDHLCTCAHFKNVGSLSVQSDGTFNCNCGQTPQISFLPDSEIAEPLFLGFCNDTVFERQYDFHFYKERKGQPRDGSPCLGKECAVGCPHHHQIKLEPSSCDNIDKLKACSDHCSIIRAHYEGKLQGSQQYINQWEEMIKTKERVAIMQKQDEPEKVQHLPPHQHTYVCQLCCRTIAKGELSGMKSNAMMEPLENTVRRHIMSCHGCKGSESHSNVCDPTSSTDKNSSYTRSVSAAGCTCPRPSFSITRACSDCAPQEITTPKFYQGMNS; via the exons ATGGCAGACTTTGCTGACACAAAACCTCCACACTGCGACGATCCAGATAACTCATCCCAGGACCACCTGTGCACCTGTGCACACTTCAAAAATGTAGGGTCATTGTCTGTGCAGAGTGATGGAACCTTCAACTGCAATTGTGGACAAACTCCACAGATCAGCTTTTTGCCTGACAGTGAGATCGCTGAACCTTTGTTCCTTGGGTTTTGTAACGATACAGTGTTTGAGAGGCAGTATGACTTTCATTTCTACAAAGAAAGGAAAGGCCAGCCGAGAGATGGCTCTCCATGTCTTGGGAAGGAGTGTGCGGTTGGTTGTCCTCACCACCATCAAATCAAGCTAGAGCCATCCTCCTGTGATAACATCGACAAACTCAAGGCTTGTAGCGATCACTGTTCCATCATCAGGGCTCATTATGAGGGAAAGCTCCAGGGAAGCCAGCAATACATAAACCAGTGGGaagaaatgataaaaacaaaggaAAGGGTTGCCATTATGCAGAAGCAGGATGAGCCTGAAAAGGTGCAGCACCTACCACCGCACCAGCATACCTACGTGTGCCAGCTGTGCTGCAGGACCATTGCCAAGGGTGAGCTGTCCGGAATGAAGTCCAATGCCATGATGGAGCCTCTGGAAAACACGGTCAGAAGACACATCATGTCCTGCCACGGCTGCAAAGGGTCGGAGTCGCACAGCAATGTCTGTGACCCAACTTCGAGCACGGACAAGAACTCCAGCTATACAAGAAGCGTCTCGGCTGCAGGGTGCACATGTCCTCGTCCATCCTTCTCCATAACAAGGGCCTGCAGTGACTGTGCACCCCAAGAG atcacAACCCCAAAGTTCTACCAGGGCATGAATTCCTGA